A region of Vitis vinifera cultivar Pinot Noir 40024 chromosome 13, ASM3070453v1 DNA encodes the following proteins:
- the LOC132254900 gene encoding putative disease resistance RPP13-like protein 1 translates to MEAVGDALLSAAIGLLFDKLASADLLDFARQQWVYSDLKKWEIELSDIREELNDAEDKQITDRSVKEWLGNLKDMAYDMEDILDEFAYEALQRELTAKEADHQGRPSKVRKLISTCLGIFNPTEVMRYIKMSSKVYEITRRLRDISAQKSELRLEKVAAITNSAWGRPVTASLVYEPQVYGRGTEKDIIIGMLLTNEPTKTNFSVVSIVAMGGMGKTTLARLVYDDDETITKHFDKKDWVCVSDQFDALRITKTILNSATNSQSSDSQDLHQIQENLRKELKGKKFLIVLDDLWNDDYFELDRLCSPFWVGAQGSKILVTTRNNDVANKMRGHKNLHELKQLPYDDCLKIFQTHAFEHMNIDEHPNLESIGRRIVEKCGGSPLAARALGGLLRSELRECEWERVLYSKVWDFTDKECDIIPALRLSYYHLSSHLKRCFTYCTIFPQDYEFTKQGLILMWMAEGLIQQSKDNRKMEDLGDKYFDELLSRSSFQSSSSNRSRFVMHDLVHALAKYVAGDTCLHLDDEFKNNLQHLIPKTTRHSSFVREDYDTFKKFERFHEKEHLRTFIAISTPRFIDTQFISNKVLRELIPRLGHLRVLSLSGYRINEIPNEFGNLKLLR, encoded by the exons GGGTGTACTCTGATCTCAAGAAATGGGAGATAGAATTGTCGGATATTCGTGAAGAGCTTAATGACGCGGAGGACAAGCAGATCACGGATCGCTCTGTGAAAGAGTGGCTGGGCAATCTGAAAGATATGGCTTATGATATGGAGGACATCTTGGATGAGTTCGCCTACGAAGCTTTGCAACGGGAGCTCACGGCCAAAGAAGCTGATCATCAAGGCAGGCCGAGCAAGGTACGCAAGCTCATCTCAACTTGTCTTGGCATTTTCAATCCTACTGAGGTTATGCGTTATATTAAAATGAGCTCCAAGGTGTATGAAATCACTCGCCGCTTACGAGATATTTCGGCTCAAAAATCTGAGCTTCGTCTAGAAAAGGTGGCTGCGATAACCAACTCTGCTTGGGGAAGGCCAGTCACTGCATCTCTAGTCTATGAACCTCAGGTCTATGGCAGGGGGACAGAAAAAGATATTATAATTGGTATGCTGCTTACGAATGAACCCACTAAAACCAATTTTTCTGTAGTTTCCATCGTGGCCATGGGTGGGATGGGCAAGACCACACTGGCAAGACTGGTGTACGATGACGATGAGACCATAACCaagcattttgataaaaaagacTGGGTTTGTGTCTCAGATCAGTTCGATGCATTGAGAATAACAAAGACAATTCTCAACTCGGCGACTAATTCTCAAAGCAGTGATTCACAAGACTTGCATCAAATccaagaaaatttgaggaaggaattgaagggaaaaaaatttctGATAGTTTTGGATGACTTGTGGAATGATGATTACTTTGAGTTGGACAGGCTATGCTCCCCTTTCTGGGTGGGAGCACAGGGAAGCAAAATTCTAGTCACAACTCGCAATAATGATGTTGCAAACAAGATGAGAGGGCACAAGAACTTACATGAGCTCAAACAGTTACCTTATGATGATTGTTTGAAGATATTTCAAACACATGCTTTTGAACATATGAATATCGATGAGCACCCAAATTTGGAATCAATTGGCAGGAGAATTGTAGAGAAGTGTGGAGGTTCGCCCTTAGCAGCAAGAGCCCTTGGTGGCCTTTTGCGCTCTGAATTACGTGAATGTGAATGGGAAAGAGTATTGTACAGCAAAGTATGGGATTTCACAGACAAGGAATGTGACATCATCCCTGCCTTGAGATTGAGCTACTATCATCTGTCATCACATTTAAAGAGGTGTTTTACTTATTGCACAATTTTTCCCCAGGATTATGAGTTTACAAAGCAAGGGTTAATCCTCATGTGGATGGCGGAGGGGTTAATTCAACAATCAAAAGATAATAGGAAAATGGAAGATCTTGGTGATAAGTATTTTGATGAGCTACTGTCAAGGTCATCTTTTCAATCGTCAAGTAGCAATAGATCACGATTCGTGATGCATGACCTTGTGCATGCTCTAGCTAAATATGTTGCTGGAGATACATGCTTGCATTTGGATGATGAgttcaaaaataatttgcaACATCTCATTCCTAAAACTACTCGCCATTCATCGTTTGTTCGTGAGGATTATGATACATTTAAAAAGTTTGAAAGGTTTCATGAGAAGGAGCATTTGCGCACGTTCATAGCTATATCAACACCAAGATTTATCGATACTCAATTCATCAGTAATAAGGTGCTTCGAGAATTGATACCAAGATTAGGACACCTAAGGGTGCTCTCCTTGAGTGGTTACCGGATAAATGAGATACCAAATGAATTTGGTAATTTGAAACTTCTAAG GTAA